The following are encoded in a window of Spodoptera frugiperda isolate SF20-4 chromosome 3, AGI-APGP_CSIRO_Sfru_2.0, whole genome shotgun sequence genomic DNA:
- the LOC118274067 gene encoding organic cation transporter protein-like, translating into MEEIKKEINLDSILESLGPYGRYNLLNFVLLLFPILLSSFFECGFIFEAQELTYRCDVNGCEQRFNDTSWISYAIPTNEVHNKPESCMMYVPLNNSEFQCLPHNFDLNKTMACDKFVYEDEYSLVKEFNLGCQEWKRALVGTIHNCGMFVAMLFTGAISDRFGRKMAVGFAATTSFIFGFSRSFAPNYLTYVALHFLEAAFGGGLYPSAYVFIIELVGLKQRVIVSAMCNMTFVIGVVLIALLAWVVESWRTYILILYCPALIVVIYIWFMNESARWLLSKGKRDKAVSVLKKAAKINNLDPRKLELDFLGDPLLKAESQTTDKKSQLSKAIRSSIIWKRLMICSFLWMTCSLVYYGLSINSVSLSSNRYVSFMLVTLVEIPAYIVVVIVLDKYGRKQTLVATYLTCALMSLLFAFLPRNDYWSIPLYLIGKWSVTLAYSSVYIYVSEVFPTNMRQTLISMCSMAGRIGSLIAPMTPLLSLYHKSMPTVIFAAMCLISSTLVMMLPETRNMRLPDTIEEAEALSRKRTKN; encoded by the exons ATGGAGGAGATCAAAAAAGAGATTAACCTGGACTCAATCCTGGAGAGTTTGGGACCATACGGCAGATACAACCTTTTAAACTTCGTGCTGCTTCTCTTCCCAATCCTGCTCAGCAGCTTCTTCGAATGTGGATTCATATTTGAAGCCCAAGAACTGACTTACAG GTGTGACGTGAATGGCTGCGAGCAACGCTTCAACGACACCTCCTGGATCAGCTATGCCATTCCGACCAACGAAGTCCATAACAAACCTGAGTCTTGCATGATGTATGTTCCACTGAACAACTCAGAGTTCCAGTGCCTACCTCACAACTTCGATCTGAACAAAACTATGGCATGTGACAAATTCGTCTATGAAGATGAATATTCACTAGTGAAAGAG TTCAACCTTGGCTGCCAGGAATGGAAGAGGGCTTTGGTTGGGACCATTCACAACTGTGGAATGTTCGTCGCTATGTTGTTCACTGGTGCCATCTCTGATCGGTTTGGGAGAAAAATGGCTGTTGGCTTCGCGGCCACCACCAGCTTTATATTCGGTTTCTCGAGATCATTTGCACCAAATTATCTGACCTATGTAGCGTTACATTTCTTGGAGGCGGCGTTTGGAGGCGGATTGTATCCGTCTGCTTATGTCTTTA TTATCGAGCTGGTCGGCCTTAAACAGCGAGTTATAGTATCCGCCATGTGCAATATGACCTTTGTCATAGGCGTCGTCCTCATTGCCCTCCTTGCTTGGGTGGTCGAAAGCTGGCGTACCTACATCCTCATTCTCTACTGCCCGGCCTTGATCGTAGTCATCTATATCTGGTTCATGAATGAAAGTGCCCGCTGGCTCCTCAGCAAAGGCAAGAGAGACAAAGCCGTATCAGTACTTAAGAAAGCAGCCAAAATCAACAATTTGGATCCAAGGAAACTTGAACTGGACTTCTTGGGAGATCCTTTACTTAAGGCTGAGAGTCAGACGACGGATAAGAAGTCCCAGTTGTCAAAAGCGATACGTTCAAGCATAATATGGAAGAGACTGATGATTTGTTCGTTTTTGTGGATGACATGTTCCCTTGTGTACTATGGGCTGTCGATAAATTCTGTGTCTTTAAGCAGTAATAGGTACGTCAGCTTCATGCTGGTGACTTTGGTGGAGATACCAGCGTATATTGTGGTTGTGATTGTACTGGACAAGTATGGAAGGAAACAGACGCTGGTCGCCACTTACCTAACTTGCGCGTTGATGAGTTTGCTGTTCGCATTCTTGCCGAGAA ACGACTACTGGTCCATACCCCTGTACCTGATTGGGAAGTGGAGTGTGACTCTCGCCTACAGTTCCGTCTACATCTATGTGTCTGAGGTGTTCCCTACGAATATGCGGCAGACTCTAATCAGCATGTGTTCCATGGCTGGAAGGATCGGATCACTTATAGCGCCAATGACTCCTTTattg TCATTGTACCACAAATCGATGCCGACAGTGATCTTCGCAGCCATGTGCCTAATATCCAGCACCCTGGTGATGATGCTCCCAGAAACCAGGAATATGAGGCTACCAGACACCATCGAGGAAGCAGAGGCACTCTCCAGAAAGAGAACCAAGAACTGA